Proteins encoded together in one Schumannella luteola window:
- a CDS encoding GntR family transcriptional regulator: protein MNSAAPAEVGKSETAYRWLHERISRHEYGPGYRLVLAPIADELGMSVVPVREAIRRLEAEGLVTFERNVGARVAVVDESEYVHTMQTLGLVEGAATSLSAPSLTSADLDRAAEVNDRMRHLLDHFDAHTFTVLNQQFHSVLFEPCPNPHILDLVHRGWSRLSGIRDSTFAFVPGRAQHSVDEHEVILDLIRQGADALEIELAARNHRWKTLDAYLAARRAAH, encoded by the coding sequence ATGAACAGCGCAGCCCCCGCCGAGGTCGGCAAGTCGGAGACCGCCTACCGCTGGCTGCACGAGCGCATCTCCCGTCACGAGTACGGCCCCGGCTACCGTCTCGTGCTCGCGCCGATCGCCGACGAGCTCGGCATGAGCGTCGTGCCCGTGCGCGAGGCGATCCGCCGGCTCGAGGCCGAGGGCCTCGTGACCTTCGAGCGCAACGTCGGCGCTCGCGTCGCGGTCGTCGACGAGAGCGAGTACGTGCACACGATGCAGACGCTCGGACTCGTCGAGGGCGCCGCGACCTCGCTCTCCGCGCCGAGCCTGACGAGCGCCGACCTCGACCGCGCCGCCGAGGTCAACGACCGCATGCGCCACCTGCTCGACCACTTCGACGCGCACACCTTCACCGTGCTCAACCAGCAGTTCCACTCGGTGCTGTTCGAGCCCTGCCCGAACCCGCACATCCTCGACCTCGTGCACCGCGGCTGGTCGCGGCTGTCGGGCATCCGCGACTCGACCTTCGCCTTCGTGCCCGGTCGCGCGCAGCACTCCGTCGACGAGCACGAGGTGATCCTCGACCTCATCCGGCAGGGGGCGGATGCGCTCGAGATCGAGCTCGCCGCCCGCAACCACCGCTGGAAGACCCTCGACGCCTACCTCGCGGCCCGCCGGGCCGCCCACTGA
- a CDS encoding fumarylacetoacetate hydrolase family protein, which produces MSATSDQTIGSGESAPDASAADADAPAVDTVDPRFASLPQRPGKIIAVHLSYSSRADQRGRRPADPSYFLKPSSSVAASGSAIERPAGTELLAFEGEVALVVGTEARDLRLENAWAHIGWITASNDFGVYDLRGNDKGSNVRSKGRDGFTPIGPELIDARAVDPAALRVRTWVDGELAQDDTTVDLLFPLTQIVADLSQHLTLEVGDVILTGTPAGSSVVAPGQVVEVEVDAPGAPGSPSSGRLVTRVVAGTHEFDASLGSLPAVDDTQRAEAWGSREAAGLPAEQPAPATAGAEASAASARPTLDPSLRERLERTPVAALSGQLRQRGLNNVTIDGVRPLHPGAKLVGVATTLRFVPNREDLFASHGGGQNAQKRAFDAVGAGEVIVIEARGEAGSGTLGDILAIRAHARGAAGIVTDGGVRDIDAVTAVGIPVYTRGAHPAVLGRKHVPWDVDITIGVGGTTVQPGDVIVGDADGVIVIPPALVEEVVDAALAQEDEDAWIAARVAEGHPVEGLFPMNADWRAKYDAAVLRESTHFAPAETADAPQSAYFRGAPENGDAR; this is translated from the coding sequence ATGAGTGCGACGTCAGATCAGACGATCGGCAGCGGCGAGAGCGCGCCGGATGCCAGCGCGGCCGACGCCGACGCGCCTGCGGTCGACACGGTCGATCCCCGCTTCGCCAGTCTGCCGCAGCGGCCCGGCAAGATCATCGCCGTCCACCTCAGCTACTCCTCGCGGGCCGATCAGCGCGGCCGCCGCCCCGCCGATCCCTCCTACTTCCTCAAGCCGTCGAGCTCGGTCGCCGCCTCGGGCAGCGCGATCGAGCGTCCTGCCGGCACCGAGCTGCTCGCCTTCGAAGGCGAGGTCGCGCTCGTGGTCGGCACCGAGGCCCGCGACCTGAGGCTCGAGAACGCCTGGGCGCACATCGGCTGGATCACCGCCTCGAACGACTTCGGCGTCTACGACCTGCGCGGCAACGACAAGGGCTCGAACGTGCGGTCGAAGGGGCGCGACGGCTTCACCCCGATCGGCCCCGAGCTGATCGACGCCCGCGCGGTCGACCCCGCCGCCCTGCGCGTGCGCACCTGGGTCGACGGCGAACTGGCGCAAGACGACACGACCGTCGACCTGCTCTTTCCGCTCACCCAGATCGTGGCCGACCTCTCGCAGCACCTCACGCTCGAGGTCGGCGACGTCATCCTCACCGGAACCCCCGCCGGCTCGTCGGTCGTCGCACCCGGTCAGGTCGTCGAGGTCGAGGTGGATGCGCCGGGCGCGCCCGGCTCGCCGAGCAGCGGCCGGCTGGTCACCCGAGTCGTCGCGGGCACGCACGAGTTCGACGCGAGCCTCGGCTCGCTCCCCGCGGTCGATGACACGCAGCGTGCCGAGGCCTGGGGTTCGCGGGAGGCTGCCGGGCTGCCGGCCGAGCAGCCGGCCCCCGCGACGGCGGGCGCCGAGGCGAGCGCCGCATCCGCTCGCCCGACCCTCGACCCCAGCCTGCGCGAGCGCCTCGAGCGCACCCCCGTCGCGGCCCTGTCGGGCCAGCTGCGCCAGCGCGGGCTGAACAACGTCACGATCGACGGGGTGCGTCCGCTGCACCCCGGCGCGAAGCTCGTCGGAGTCGCGACGACGCTGCGCTTCGTGCCGAATCGCGAAGACCTCTTCGCCAGCCACGGCGGCGGCCAGAACGCGCAGAAGCGCGCCTTCGACGCCGTCGGCGCGGGCGAGGTCATCGTCATCGAGGCGCGCGGCGAGGCCGGCTCGGGCACTCTCGGCGACATCCTCGCGATCCGCGCGCACGCCCGCGGCGCCGCCGGCATCGTGACCGACGGCGGCGTGCGCGACATCGACGCCGTCACGGCGGTGGGCATCCCGGTCTACACGCGCGGCGCGCATCCCGCCGTGCTCGGCCGCAAACACGTGCCGTGGGATGTCGACATCACGATCGGGGTCGGCGGCACGACCGTGCAGCCCGGCGATGTGATCGTCGGCGACGCTGACGGCGTGATCGTCATCCCGCCCGCTCTCGTCGAGGAGGTCGTGGATGCGGCCCTCGCGCAGGAGGACGAAGACGCCTGGATCGCGGCGCGCGTCGCCGAGGGGCATCCCGTCGAGGGCCTCTTCCCCATGAACGCGGACTGGCGCGCGAAGTACGACGCCGCCGTTCTCCGCGAGAGTACGCACTTTGCGCCCGCCGAGACCGCGGATGCACCGCAAAGTGCGTACTTTCGCGGAGCCCCCGAGAACGGAGACGCCCGATGA
- a CDS encoding beta strand repeat-containing protein, translating to MNRIVSRGLMGVLFTGGLMALGCGVANAAEQPSTDGTGSVAGGTQALINVDLPIDLSGLSLSVLGDSSSTGSTSAPAAPAAPADPAPADPAPAADPAPAAPAPAAPVTSGSDSLLGGTQALVNVGVPITVSGNSISLVGDSASSAASTVPAPAPVPAAASTDGSDGAASGTQALVGLNVPITVSGNAISLLGDTASTGSTTGAGSAPAAGEPADASGTAAGSAPTTSGSDGIAGGTQVVPNVAAPVTVGSNAISLLGDSAASGSATSVGSTTAGSGADTAAAPSTSGVDGIAGGTQIVPNVAAPVTVGGNAISLLGDSSTSGSTVGSTTAGAGSGTAAPTTSGSDGIAGGTQVAPDVAAPVTVGGNAISLLGDSTATDSSTAVGTGSGSDAADATGNAGGAVSTSGDDGILSGTQIAGDVAAPVTVGGNAISVLGDSATSGSTVGSTTAGAGSGAASAGPATSGADGTASGTQVAPNVAAPVTLGGNAISVLGDSAVTDSATTVGTGSGSGATDGTDTTAGTGASTSGDDGLLSGTQVAGDVAAPVTVGGNAISVLGDSATSGSTVANTTGTGTAGTAGEGTGSAGGPTTSGSDGTASGTQVVPEVGLPITAGGNAISVVGDSTSTGSDVTGGIPAGDGSTEGATTDGTDGVAGGTQIAPFVRFPILIGGNAISVVGDSTTEDTTTTTPGVPVIRIPVIPTDPTDPGTPVDPGTPTVPGDGGNGGGNGDGSGNGGGIVAQADGGVRQLASTGVSGSEIALTAVALLLGLGTILLMVGIARRRSA from the coding sequence ATGAACAGAATCGTCTCGAGAGGGCTCATGGGAGTCCTCTTCACCGGAGGCCTGATGGCCCTCGGCTGCGGCGTCGCGAACGCCGCGGAACAGCCCTCCACCGACGGCACGGGCAGTGTCGCCGGCGGAACGCAGGCCCTGATCAACGTCGATCTGCCGATCGATCTCTCGGGCCTCTCCCTCTCCGTGCTCGGCGACTCGTCGTCGACCGGATCCACCAGCGCCCCGGCAGCTCCGGCGGCCCCGGCGGACCCCGCTCCGGCTGACCCGGCTCCGGCCGCTGACCCGGCCCCGGCCGCTCCGGCGCCCGCCGCCCCGGTCACCTCCGGCAGCGACTCGCTGCTCGGCGGAACGCAGGCGCTCGTCAACGTGGGCGTGCCGATCACCGTCTCGGGCAACAGCATCAGCCTCGTCGGCGACTCCGCCTCGAGCGCCGCCAGCACGGTCCCCGCACCCGCCCCGGTTCCGGCCGCGGCGAGCACGGACGGCAGTGACGGAGCCGCGTCGGGAACCCAGGCGCTCGTCGGTCTGAACGTGCCGATCACCGTCTCGGGCAACGCGATCAGCCTGCTCGGCGACACCGCATCCACCGGCTCGACCACGGGCGCGGGATCGGCTCCGGCGGCGGGCGAGCCCGCTGACGCGAGCGGCACCGCGGCCGGCTCGGCCCCGACGACCTCCGGATCGGACGGCATCGCGGGCGGCACGCAGGTCGTGCCGAACGTCGCCGCGCCGGTCACGGTCGGCAGCAACGCGATCAGCCTGCTCGGCGACAGCGCCGCCAGCGGTTCGGCGACCTCGGTCGGCTCCACGACCGCGGGATCCGGCGCAGACACCGCCGCGGCTCCGTCCACTTCGGGTGTGGACGGCATCGCGGGCGGCACGCAGATCGTGCCGAACGTCGCCGCTCCGGTGACCGTCGGCGGCAACGCGATCAGCCTGCTGGGTGACAGCAGCACGAGCGGCTCGACGGTCGGCTCCACGACCGCCGGCGCCGGGTCGGGCACGGCCGCCCCGACCACCTCGGGCTCGGACGGCATCGCGGGCGGCACGCAGGTCGCGCCGGACGTCGCCGCTCCGGTCACGGTCGGCGGCAACGCCATCAGCCTGCTGGGCGACAGCACCGCGACCGACTCGTCGACCGCGGTCGGCACCGGATCGGGATCGGATGCGGCTGACGCGACCGGCAACGCCGGTGGCGCGGTCAGCACCTCGGGTGACGACGGCATCCTCTCCGGCACGCAGATCGCCGGCGACGTCGCGGCTCCCGTGACGGTCGGCGGCAACGCGATCAGCGTTCTCGGCGACAGCGCCACGAGCGGTTCGACGGTCGGCTCCACGACCGCCGGCGCCGGATCGGGAGCGGCCTCGGCCGGCCCGGCCACCTCGGGTGCCGACGGCACTGCTTCGGGAACCCAGGTCGCGCCGAACGTGGCCGCCCCGGTGACCCTCGGCGGCAACGCGATCAGCGTCCTCGGCGACAGCGCGGTGACCGACTCGGCCACGACGGTCGGCACGGGCTCCGGCTCGGGCGCGACCGACGGAACCGACACGACGGCCGGCACCGGCGCATCCACCTCGGGTGACGACGGCCTCCTTTCCGGCACGCAGGTCGCCGGCGACGTCGCGGCTCCCGTGACGGTCGGCGGCAACGCGATCAGCGTTCTCGGCGACAGCGCCACGAGCGGCTCGACGGTGGCCAACACGACGGGAACCGGCACCGCCGGAACCGCGGGTGAGGGCACCGGTTCCGCCGGCGGCCCGACCACCTCGGGCTCGGACGGAACCGCCTCGGGCACGCAGGTCGTGCCGGAGGTCGGCCTGCCGATCACCGCAGGCGGCAACGCGATCAGCGTCGTCGGCGACAGCACCTCGACCGGCTCGGACGTGACCGGCGGCATCCCCGCCGGTGACGGCAGCACCGAGGGCGCGACCACCGACGGCACCGACGGTGTCGCTGGCGGAACGCAGATCGCGCCGTTCGTGCGATTCCCCATCCTGATCGGCGGCAACGCCATCTCGGTCGTCGGCGACTCCACCACGGAGGACACCACGACGACGACCCCCGGCGTTCCGGTGATCCGCATCCCCGTCATCCCGACGGACCCGACGGACCCGGGCACCCCGGTCGATCCGGGAACCCCGACGGTTCCCGGTGACGGCGGCAACGGCGGCGGCAACGGCGACGGATCCGGCAACGGCGGCGGCATCGTCGCCCAGGCCGACGGCGGCGTGCGTCAGCTCGCCTCCACCGGCGTCAGCGGATCCGAGATCGCCCTGACCGCGGTGGCCCTGCTGCTCGGTCTCGGCACGATCCTGCTGATGGTGGGCATCGCCCGCCGTCGCAGCGCCTGA